The proteins below are encoded in one region of Lactuca sativa cultivar Salinas chromosome 3, Lsat_Salinas_v11, whole genome shotgun sequence:
- the LOC122197142 gene encoding 5'-3' exoribonuclease 4-like isoform X2 has translation MWSIDVYASCGMNGYLWLCERNGFRMVLPTLINGLGDIMNNHVINVTYINPTPHKHIPEPPKGVVMPKKVLQETVARRRRDCTAPHVYVVM, from the exons ATGTGGTCAATTGATGTGTATGCTAG TTGTGGAATGAATGGTTACTTGTGGTTGTGTGAGAGAAATGGTTTCAGGATGGTGCTTCCTACCCTAATTAATGGCTTAGGGGATATTATGAATAACCATGTCAT AAATGTGACGTATATAAATCCAACACCTCATAAACATATTCCAGAACCTCCAAAAGGTGTAGTCATGCCAAAGAAG gttcttcaggagaccgtggcaaggcgaaggcgtgattgtaccgctcctcatgtttatgttgtaatgtga
- the LOC122197142 gene encoding 5'-3' exoribonuclease 4-like isoform X1, translating to MWSIDVYASCGMNGYLWLCERNGFRMVLPTLINGLGDIMNNHVINVTYINPTPHKHIPEPPKGVVMPKKVLQETVARRRRDRTAPHVYVVM from the exons ATGTGGTCAATTGATGTGTATGCTAG TTGTGGAATGAATGGTTACTTGTGGTTGTGTGAGAGAAATGGTTTCAGGATGGTGCTTCCTACCCTAATTAATGGCTTAGGGGATATTATGAATAACCATGTCAT AAATGTGACGTATATAAATCCAACACCTCATAAACATATTCCAGAACCTCCAAAAGGTGTAGTCATGCCAAAGAAG gttcttcaggagaccgtggcaaggcgaaggcgtgatcgtaccgctcctcatgtttatgttgtgatgtga
- the LOC111881355 gene encoding uncharacterized protein LOC111881355, with protein sequence MANNTQQVPRVLVNRVSEQAVFPCGGIISSAKTITLPGWNRTLVPTDLRFIIPAGVRLHIAIIPDLSQQSLSVDQGYICGPCSDELVWVDTYNSSGAPFELKAGDHIAWLDGLHNKITPKLIDVTPPFNNQPTSYK encoded by the exons ATGGCAAACAACACTCAACAAGTGCCTCGTGTGCTTGTGAATAGGGTGTCAGAGCAAGCTGTTTTCCCGTGTGGTGGTATTATTTCAAG TGCAAAGACGATCACATTACCAGGTTGGAATAGGACGTTGGTTCCCACGGACTTGAGGTTCATTATACCTGCAGGAGTACGTTTACACATTG CTATTATACCTGATTTGTCGCAGCAATCCCTTTCAGTCGATCAAGGGTATATTTGTGGTCCCTGCTCAGATGAGCTGGTTTGGGTCGATACGTACAATAGTTCGGGTGCACCCTTTGAACTTAAAGCGGGCGATCATATTGCATGGTTGGATGGTTTACACAATAAAATAACACCAAAATTAATTGATGTCACCCCTCCTTTTAATAATCAACCAACTAGTTACAAGTAA
- the LOC111881357 gene encoding uncharacterized protein LOC111881357 encodes MANNTQQVPRVLVNRVSEQAVFPCGGIISSAKTITLQGWNRTLVPTDLRFIIPAGVCLHIAIIPDLSQQSLSVNQGYMCGPCSDALVWVDMYNRSGSPFKLKAGDHIAWLDVLHNKITPKLIDVTPPFNNQPTSYN; translated from the exons ATGGCAAACAACACTCAACAAGTGCCTCGTGTGCTTGTAAATAGGGTGTCAGAGCAAGCTGTTTTCCCGTGTGGTGGTATTATTTCAAG TGCAAAGACGATCACATTACAAGGTTGGAATAGGACGTTAGTTCCCACGGACTTGAGGTTCATTATACCTGCGGGAGTATGTTTACACATTG CTATTATACCTGATTTGTCGCAGCAATCCCTTTCAGTTAATCAAGGGTATATGTGTGGTCCCTGCTCAGATGCTCTGGTTTGGGTCGATATGTACAATAGGTCGGGTTCACCCTTTAAACTTAAAGCCGGCGATCATATTGCATGGTTGGATGTTTTACACAATAAAATCACACCAAAATTAATTGATGTCACCCCTCCTTTTAATAATCAACCAACTAGTTACAATTAA